A single Rubrivivax gelatinosus IL144 DNA region contains:
- the cgtA gene encoding Obg family GTPase CgtA: MKFVDEATIDIAAGNGGAGCVSFRREKFIPFGGPNGGDGGRGGSVWALADRNINTLIDYRYARRHEARNGESGRGADQFGAAGDDIVLRMPVGTIITDLDSGEVLCELLEHDQRVLIAKGGDGGFGNLHFKTSTNRAPRQKTPGWPGEARKVKLELRVLADVGLLGMPNAGKSTLISAISNARPKIADYPFTTLHPNLGVVRVGPERSFVVADIPGLIEGASEGAGLGHRFLRHLQRTRLLLHIVDIAPFDEGVDPVQQAKAIVAELKKYDPELHAKPRWLVLNKVDMLPAEEREARVKDFVKRLRYKGPVYVISALAREGLEPLVEGIWKHVASYQQEAPLPDPRFDNPPAE, translated from the coding sequence ATGAAGTTCGTAGACGAAGCCACGATCGACATTGCTGCGGGCAACGGCGGCGCCGGCTGCGTCAGCTTCCGGCGCGAGAAGTTCATCCCGTTCGGCGGCCCCAACGGCGGCGACGGCGGGCGCGGCGGCAGCGTCTGGGCGCTGGCCGACCGCAACATCAACACGCTGATCGACTACCGCTACGCGCGACGTCACGAGGCGCGCAACGGCGAATCCGGCCGCGGCGCGGACCAGTTCGGCGCCGCCGGCGACGACATCGTGCTGCGCATGCCGGTCGGCACCATCATCACCGACCTCGACAGCGGCGAAGTGCTGTGCGAGCTGCTCGAGCACGACCAGCGCGTGCTGATCGCCAAGGGCGGCGACGGCGGCTTCGGCAACCTGCACTTCAAGACCAGCACCAACCGCGCGCCGCGGCAGAAGACGCCCGGCTGGCCCGGCGAGGCGCGCAAGGTCAAGCTCGAGCTGCGTGTGCTGGCCGACGTCGGCCTGCTGGGCATGCCCAACGCCGGCAAGAGCACGCTGATCTCGGCGATCTCCAACGCCCGGCCGAAGATCGCCGACTACCCGTTCACGACGCTGCACCCGAATCTGGGCGTCGTGCGCGTCGGCCCGGAGCGCAGCTTCGTCGTCGCCGACATCCCGGGGCTGATCGAAGGCGCCAGCGAAGGCGCCGGCCTCGGCCACCGCTTCCTGCGCCACCTGCAGCGCACGCGGCTCTTGCTGCACATCGTCGACATCGCGCCTTTCGACGAAGGTGTCGACCCGGTGCAGCAGGCCAAGGCCATCGTCGCCGAGCTGAAGAAGTACGACCCCGAGCTGCACGCCAAGCCGCGCTGGCTGGTGCTCAACAAGGTCGACATGCTGCCGGCCGAGGAGCGCGAGGCGCGCGTCAAGGACTTCGTCAAGCGGCTGCGCTACAAGGGCCCGGTCTACGTGATCTCGGCGCTGGCGCGCGAGGGTCTGGAGCCGCTGGTCGAGGGCATCTGGAAACACGTCGCCAGCTACCAGCAGGAAGCCCCGCTGCCCGACCCGCGCTTCGACAACCCGCCAGCCGAATGA
- the rpmA gene encoding 50S ribosomal protein L27 has translation MAQKKGGGSTRNGRDSKPKMLGVKVFGGQVVSAGSIIVRQRGTRFHAGDNVGIGRDHTLFALVDGNVSFAIKGEKNRHTVNVTPV, from the coding sequence ATGGCACAGAAAAAGGGCGGCGGCTCAACCCGCAACGGTCGCGACTCCAAGCCGAAGATGCTCGGCGTGAAGGTGTTCGGCGGCCAGGTCGTTTCGGCCGGCTCGATCATCGTCCGTCAGCGCGGCACGCGTTTCCACGCCGGCGACAACGTCGGCATCGGCCGTGACCACACGCTGTTCGCGCTCGTCGATGGCAACGTCTCGTTTGCCATCAAGGGCGAGAAGAACCGTCACACGGTCAACGTCACGCCGGTCTGA
- the rplU gene encoding 50S ribosomal protein L21 — MYAVIKTGGKQYKVAAGEKIKVEQIAADVGQEIVIEQVLAVGNGADLQIGAPWVAGASVKATVVAHGRHDKVRIFKMRRRKHYQKHGGHRQNYTELQIASVNV, encoded by the coding sequence ATGTACGCGGTCATAAAAACCGGTGGCAAGCAATACAAGGTTGCTGCTGGCGAAAAGATCAAGGTAGAACAGATTGCTGCGGACGTGGGCCAGGAAATCGTGATCGAGCAGGTTCTGGCCGTCGGCAACGGCGCGGATCTGCAGATCGGGGCTCCCTGGGTCGCGGGTGCAAGCGTGAAGGCCACCGTCGTGGCGCACGGCCGGCACGACAAGGTGCGCATCTTCAAGATGCGTCGCCGCAAGCACTACCAGAAGCACGGCGGCCACCGCCAGAACTACACCGAGCTGCAGATCGCCTCGGTGAACGTCTGA
- a CDS encoding polyprenyl synthetase family protein: MDAAMRQVDAVIRARLSSKVALIDQIASYIISAGGKRMRPRLLLLFSEALGFRGPERYELAAVVELIHTSTLLHDDVVDESSLRRGRATANSMFGNAAAVLVGDFLYSRSFQMMVSVKSMRVLEVLAEATNVIAEGEVLQLMNMHDADLAVDEYLRVIRFKTAKLFEASARLGAVLAGASPEVEEACADYGRSLGTAFQLVDDLLDYEGNSDELGKNVGDDLREGKPTLPLLIAMERGTAEERELIRHAIENGELERLAQIIEIVRRTGALEATREAAQTQADMARATLELLPVSKAREALLEFCFRAVHRSS; encoded by the coding sequence ATGGACGCCGCGATGCGTCAGGTCGACGCCGTCATCCGCGCCCGGCTGTCGTCGAAGGTGGCGCTGATCGACCAGATCGCCAGCTACATCATCAGCGCCGGCGGCAAACGCATGCGTCCCCGCCTGCTGCTGCTGTTCTCCGAGGCGCTGGGCTTCCGCGGCCCCGAGCGCTACGAGCTCGCGGCCGTGGTCGAGCTGATCCACACCTCGACGCTGCTGCACGACGACGTCGTCGACGAGTCCTCGCTGCGGCGCGGCCGCGCGACGGCCAACTCGATGTTCGGCAACGCCGCGGCGGTGCTGGTGGGCGACTTCCTGTACTCGCGCTCGTTCCAGATGATGGTCTCGGTCAAGAGCATGCGCGTGCTCGAGGTGCTGGCCGAGGCGACCAACGTCATCGCCGAGGGCGAGGTGCTGCAGCTGATGAACATGCACGACGCCGACCTCGCGGTCGACGAGTACCTGCGTGTCATCCGCTTCAAGACCGCCAAGCTGTTCGAGGCCAGCGCGCGCCTGGGCGCGGTACTGGCCGGCGCGTCGCCGGAGGTCGAGGAGGCCTGCGCCGACTACGGCCGCTCGCTGGGCACCGCCTTCCAGCTCGTCGACGATCTGCTCGACTACGAAGGCAACAGCGACGAACTCGGCAAGAACGTCGGCGACGACCTTCGCGAAGGCAAGCCGACGCTGCCGCTGCTGATCGCGATGGAGCGCGGCACGGCCGAGGAGCGCGAGCTGATCCGCCACGCGATCGAAAACGGCGAGCTGGAGCGCCTGGCGCAGATCATCGAGATCGTGCGCCGCACCGGGGCTCTGGAGGCCACGCGCGAGGCCGCGCAGACCCAGGCCGACATGGCCCGCGCAACGCTCGAGCTGCTGCCTGTTTCCAAAGCCCGCGAAGCTCTGCTAGAATTTTGTTTTCGCGCTGTTCACCGGTCTTCATGA
- a CDS encoding methyl-accepting chemotaxis protein: protein MFKNMKVGVRLALGFATVLGLMVVISTISLTRLSAIKADLAAVTGEAPERLAGNLRDLARFQGMAIRDVVLQDDPAFKKKEIDQMRKAREDYDRTAKALIELLASEPQIKAAFDKAQVAMAATRAPAEKAVERSMSDDLAGAAEVVRSELRPAQLAHIAALGEVVEAIKESSRQRNLAADEAYKRAVALIIGLATTALVLGSVVAWRIQRSITRPLEQAVEVAQAVAEGDLTRRIEVDAQDEVGRVLNALETVNANLSRTMNQVRQAAETLQTASEEIATGTADLSQRTEQQASNLQQTAASMDQLNSTVRNNTDTARAAAQMAGSASAAATRGGEVVTEVVSTMHEITESSRKIADIIGVIDGIAFQTNILALNAAVEAARAGEQGRGFAVVAGEVRSLAQRSAGAAREIKALIGNSVEKVEAGSRLVADAGSTMTEIVTQVQRVSQLIQEISQATVEQTSGIGQVNDAVTQLDQVTQQNAALVEQTTAATESLKQQAQTLVDAVRVFRVTTTA, encoded by the coding sequence ATGTTCAAGAACATGAAGGTTGGCGTCCGCCTGGCCCTCGGTTTCGCGACCGTGCTGGGCCTGATGGTCGTCATCAGCACGATCTCGCTGACGCGGCTGTCGGCCATCAAGGCCGATCTGGCGGCCGTCACCGGCGAGGCGCCCGAGCGCCTGGCCGGCAACCTGCGCGACCTGGCGCGCTTCCAGGGCATGGCGATCCGCGACGTCGTGCTCCAGGACGACCCGGCCTTCAAGAAGAAGGAAATCGACCAGATGCGCAAGGCGCGCGAGGACTACGACCGCACCGCCAAGGCGCTGATCGAACTGCTCGCCAGCGAACCGCAGATCAAGGCGGCCTTCGACAAGGCGCAGGTGGCGATGGCTGCCACGCGCGCCCCGGCCGAGAAGGCGGTCGAGCGCTCGATGTCCGACGATCTCGCCGGCGCCGCCGAAGTGGTGCGTTCCGAGCTGCGCCCGGCGCAGCTGGCGCACATCGCGGCGCTGGGCGAAGTGGTCGAGGCGATCAAGGAGTCGTCGCGCCAGCGCAATCTGGCCGCCGACGAGGCCTACAAGCGCGCGGTCGCGCTGATCATCGGCCTGGCGACCACGGCTCTCGTGCTGGGCAGCGTCGTCGCCTGGCGCATCCAGCGCAGCATCACGCGGCCGCTGGAGCAGGCCGTCGAGGTGGCGCAGGCCGTCGCCGAGGGCGACCTGACGCGGCGCATCGAGGTCGACGCGCAGGACGAAGTCGGCCGCGTGCTGAACGCGCTGGAGACGGTCAACGCCAACCTGAGCCGCACGATGAACCAGGTGCGCCAGGCGGCCGAAACGCTGCAGACGGCGTCCGAGGAGATCGCCACCGGCACCGCCGACCTGAGCCAGCGCACCGAGCAGCAGGCCTCGAACCTGCAGCAGACCGCGGCGTCGATGGACCAGCTGAACTCCACGGTGCGCAACAACACCGACACCGCGCGCGCGGCGGCGCAGATGGCCGGCTCGGCCAGCGCCGCGGCCACGCGCGGCGGCGAGGTCGTCACCGAGGTCGTCAGCACCATGCACGAGATCACCGAGAGCTCGCGCAAGATCGCCGACATCATCGGCGTCATCGACGGCATCGCCTTCCAGACCAACATTCTGGCGCTCAACGCCGCCGTCGAAGCGGCACGTGCCGGCGAGCAGGGCCGCGGCTTCGCGGTCGTCGCCGGCGAGGTGCGCAGCCTGGCCCAGCGCAGCGCCGGCGCGGCGCGCGAGATCAAGGCCCTGATCGGCAACTCGGTCGAGAAGGTCGAGGCCGGCTCGCGCCTCGTCGCCGACGCCGGCAGCACGATGACCGAGATCGTCACCCAGGTGCAGCGCGTCTCGCAGCTGATCCAGGAGATCAGCCAGGCCACCGTCGAGCAGACCAGCGGCATCGGCCAGGTCAACGACGCCGTGACCCAGCTCGATCAGGTGACCCAGCAGAACGCCGCACTGGTCGAGCAGACGACCGCGGCCACCGAGAGCCTGAAGCAACAGGCCCAGACGCTGGTCGACGCGGTGCGCGTCTTCCGCGTCACGACGACTGCCTGA
- a CDS encoding sulfotransferase family protein: protein MKIFMVGTQRSGSNLLRLMLNQAPSLAAPHPPHVLERFAPLMSLYGDLQDDSAFEALVDDVARLVEANPVPWPVTLERADLRRRCRERSLVAVFGAVMDRMAEAAGKPDWVCKSLANVHFLPEIERYFGDDARYLYLYRDGRDVCLSFMKAVVGEKTAYHVARQWHAEQQLALACGRRVPYDRFLALSYESLTSAPEPALRRLCAWLGIEFHSSMLDYHGSEEADRTASSGRMWENVRKPVIAGNSRKWRTQMGEDEIIDFESVAGGSLAELGYELEFVGRSREARRYDEAALATLDAENRRRKAQARETLPPADAAARKPQEDLLAEIRRRAVTA, encoded by the coding sequence GTGAAGATCTTCATGGTCGGAACCCAGCGTTCCGGATCCAACCTGCTGCGCCTGATGCTCAACCAGGCGCCCAGCCTCGCGGCGCCGCATCCGCCGCACGTCCTCGAACGTTTCGCGCCGCTGATGTCGCTGTACGGCGACCTCCAGGACGACAGCGCCTTCGAGGCCCTGGTCGACGACGTCGCCCGCCTCGTCGAGGCCAACCCGGTGCCCTGGCCGGTGACGCTGGAGCGTGCCGACCTGCGCCGCCGCTGCCGCGAGCGCAGCCTGGTCGCCGTCTTCGGCGCCGTGATGGACCGCATGGCCGAGGCCGCCGGCAAGCCCGACTGGGTGTGCAAGTCGCTGGCCAACGTGCACTTCCTGCCCGAGATCGAACGCTATTTCGGCGACGACGCGCGTTACCTCTACCTGTACCGCGACGGGCGCGACGTCTGCCTGTCGTTCATGAAGGCCGTGGTCGGCGAGAAGACCGCCTACCACGTCGCCCGCCAGTGGCACGCCGAGCAGCAGCTGGCGCTGGCCTGCGGCCGGCGCGTGCCGTACGACCGCTTCCTGGCCCTGTCCTACGAGTCGCTGACCTCCGCCCCCGAGCCGGCGCTGCGCCGCCTGTGCGCCTGGCTGGGCATCGAGTTCCACTCCTCGATGCTGGACTACCACGGCTCCGAGGAAGCCGACCGCACGGCCTCGTCGGGCCGCATGTGGGAGAACGTGCGCAAGCCGGTGATCGCCGGCAACAGCCGCAAGTGGCGCACGCAGATGGGCGAGGACGAGATCATCGACTTCGAGTCGGTGGCCGGCGGCTCGCTGGCCGAACTCGGCTACGAGCTGGAGTTCGTCGGCCGCAGCCGCGAGGCGCGGCGCTACGATGAGGCGGCGCTGGCCACGCTGGACGCCGAGAACCGCCGGCGCAAGGCCCAGGCCCGCGAGACGCTGCCGCCGGCCGACGCCGCGGCCCGCAAACCGCAGGAGGACCTGCTGGCCGAGATCCGCCGCCGCGCCGTCACCGCCTGA
- the chrA gene encoding chromate efflux transporter has translation MPDTRQASVPAAPPGYSAPRLFADCAVLGLTAWGGFMALLAQAQQRFVNRRGWIAEKDFLDLIALVAMLPGPQAVNALAVMGHRLGGWLGFAAALAGIVLPSFVILVALWAGYAALAGHPALLRAVIVGVLPPLAMILAQTAWNQAKKATPAPRDKALAVAAAVALLALPFWSASILVLAAGGLVSRLFWPAPPAAPAPTSPAMAPSRILLCLAPAALALFQLVPALLPQDTVARLALAFGGIATTLFGGALVMVPLLEGLIVDRLGWLDHAGFTAGLAASQLTPGPIVGIATFTGMEIAGLAGALAATIGVYTPTAVIAVGVDGAADRLRGQRGFQHAMIGVRCAVVGLIAGAAATLWWKLPLAAQPLACALMTLAAALLVLRWRQPPYVTIPAGVALAALLLG, from the coding sequence ATGCCCGACACCCGCCAAGCCTCCGTCCCGGCCGCGCCGCCGGGCTACAGCGCGCCGCGCCTGTTCGCCGACTGCGCCGTGCTCGGCCTCACCGCCTGGGGCGGCTTCATGGCGCTGCTGGCCCAGGCACAGCAGCGTTTCGTGAACCGCCGCGGCTGGATCGCCGAGAAGGACTTCCTCGATCTGATCGCGCTGGTGGCGATGCTGCCCGGGCCGCAGGCGGTCAACGCGCTGGCGGTGATGGGCCACCGCCTCGGCGGCTGGCTGGGCTTCGCGGCGGCACTCGCCGGCATCGTGCTGCCGAGCTTCGTGATCCTGGTCGCGCTGTGGGCCGGTTACGCGGCGCTGGCCGGACATCCGGCACTGCTGCGGGCGGTCATCGTCGGCGTGCTGCCGCCGCTGGCGATGATCCTCGCCCAGACGGCCTGGAACCAGGCCAAGAAGGCGACGCCAGCGCCGCGCGACAAGGCGCTGGCGGTGGCCGCGGCGGTGGCGCTGCTGGCGTTGCCGTTCTGGTCGGCGTCGATCCTGGTGCTGGCCGCAGGCGGCCTGGTGAGCCGGCTCTTCTGGCCGGCGCCGCCGGCCGCGCCGGCGCCCACCAGCCCGGCAATGGCGCCGTCGCGCATCCTGCTGTGCCTGGCGCCGGCGGCGCTGGCGCTGTTCCAGCTGGTGCCGGCGCTGCTGCCGCAGGACACGGTGGCGCGCCTGGCGCTGGCCTTCGGCGGCATCGCGACGACGCTGTTCGGCGGCGCGCTGGTGATGGTGCCGCTGCTCGAAGGCCTGATCGTCGACCGCCTGGGCTGGCTGGACCACGCCGGCTTCACCGCCGGGCTGGCCGCCAGCCAGCTGACGCCGGGGCCCATCGTCGGCATCGCGACCTTCACCGGCATGGAGATCGCCGGCCTCGCCGGCGCGCTGGCGGCGACGATCGGCGTCTACACGCCGACGGCCGTCATCGCCGTCGGCGTCGACGGTGCGGCCGACCGGCTGCGCGGCCAGCGCGGCTTCCAGCACGCGATGATCGGCGTGCGCTGCGCCGTCGTCGGCCTGATCGCCGGCGCGGCGGCAACGCTGTGGTGGAAGCTGCCGCTGGCCGCCCAGCCGCTGGCCTGCGCGCTGATGACGCTGGCCGCGGCGCTGCTGGTGCTGCGCTGGCGCCAGCCGCCCTATGTGACGATCCCGGCCGGCGTGGCGCTGGCGGCCCTGCTGCTGGGCTGA
- the pilB gene encoding type IV-A pilus assembly ATPase PilB, with amino-acid sequence MPADTTVETQQTALSGVARVLVHAGKLNARTAEDLARSARERKTSFVSAVVAAGALKPDELAHALSGALALPLLDLNAVDLQKLPRNLLDAKTATQYQVIVLGRRGNRLFIGAADPTDQEAVERIKFATQLTPEWVIVEYDKLMRQLDVQGQSANDVLESLAGEDFDFDVSDDTTTTAAEAEVSTEVEDAPVVRFLQKMLIDAINARASDLHFEPYEYNYRVRFRIDGELREITQPPIAIKDKLASRIKVISRMDIAEKRVPQDGRMKLKFGSKAIDFRVSTLPTLFGEKVVIRILDPSSARLGIEALGYEKIEKDRLMAAIQRPYGMILVTGPTGSGKTVSLYTCLNILNQPGVNIATVEDPAEINLPGINQVNVNDKAGLTFAAALKAFLRQDPDIIMVGEIRDLETADIAIKAAQTGHLVMSTLHTNDAPTTLTRLLNMGVAPFNIAASVLLITAQRLARRLCEVCKKPADYPREALLKAGYTDADLDGSWKPYRAVGCSACNNGYKGRVGIYQVMPITEAIQRVILSEGTALDIAEQAQREGVRDLRQSGLVKVRLGVTSLEEVITVTNE; translated from the coding sequence ATGCCCGCCGACACCACCGTCGAGACACAGCAGACCGCGCTGTCCGGCGTCGCCCGGGTCCTGGTGCACGCCGGCAAGCTCAACGCGCGCACCGCCGAGGACCTGGCGCGCAGCGCGCGCGAGCGCAAGACCAGCTTCGTCTCGGCCGTCGTCGCCGCCGGGGCGCTCAAGCCCGACGAGCTGGCGCACGCGCTGTCGGGCGCGCTGGCCCTGCCGCTGCTGGACCTCAACGCGGTCGACCTGCAGAAGCTGCCGCGCAACCTGCTCGACGCCAAGACGGCGACGCAGTACCAGGTCATCGTGCTCGGCCGGCGCGGCAACCGGCTGTTCATCGGCGCGGCCGACCCCACCGACCAGGAAGCCGTCGAGCGCATCAAGTTCGCCACCCAGCTGACCCCGGAGTGGGTCATCGTCGAGTACGACAAGCTGATGCGCCAGCTCGACGTCCAGGGCCAGAGCGCCAACGACGTGCTCGAGTCCCTGGCCGGCGAGGACTTCGACTTCGACGTCAGCGACGACACGACGACGACCGCCGCCGAGGCCGAGGTCTCGACCGAAGTCGAGGACGCGCCGGTCGTGCGCTTCCTGCAGAAGATGCTGATCGACGCGATCAACGCCCGCGCCTCCGACCTGCACTTCGAGCCCTACGAATACAACTACCGGGTGCGCTTCCGCATCGACGGCGAGCTGCGCGAGATCACCCAGCCGCCGATCGCCATCAAGGACAAGCTCGCCTCGCGCATCAAGGTCATCTCGCGCATGGACATCGCCGAGAAGCGGGTCCCGCAGGACGGCCGGATGAAGCTGAAGTTCGGCAGCAAGGCGATCGACTTCCGCGTCAGCACGCTGCCCACGCTGTTCGGCGAGAAGGTCGTGATCCGGATCCTGGACCCTTCGTCGGCGCGCCTGGGCATCGAGGCCCTGGGCTACGAGAAGATCGAGAAGGACCGCCTGATGGCCGCGATCCAGCGGCCCTACGGCATGATCCTCGTCACCGGCCCGACCGGCAGCGGCAAGACGGTGTCGCTCTACACCTGCCTGAACATCCTCAACCAGCCGGGCGTGAACATCGCCACCGTCGAGGATCCGGCCGAAATCAACCTGCCGGGCATCAACCAGGTCAACGTCAACGACAAGGCGGGGCTGACCTTCGCCGCGGCGCTGAAGGCCTTCCTGCGCCAGGACCCGGACATCATCATGGTCGGCGAAATCCGCGACCTGGAGACCGCCGACATCGCGATCAAGGCGGCGCAGACCGGCCACCTGGTGATGAGCACGCTGCACACCAACGACGCGCCGACGACGCTGACGCGGCTGCTGAACATGGGCGTGGCGCCGTTCAACATCGCCGCCAGCGTGCTGTTGATCACCGCGCAACGCCTGGCGCGCCGTTTGTGTGAAGTCTGCAAGAAACCGGCGGACTATCCGCGCGAGGCGCTGCTCAAGGCGGGGTATACCGACGCCGATCTGGACGGAAGCTGGAAGCCGTATCGTGCGGTCGGCTGCTCCGCCTGCAACAACGGCTACAAGGGCCGCGTCGGCATCTACCAGGTGATGCCGATCACCGAGGCCATCCAGCGCGTCATCCTCTCCGAGGGCACCGCGCTGGACATCGCCGAGCAGGCGCAGCGCGAGGGCGTGCGCGACCTGCGCCAGTCCGGTCTGGTGAAGGTGCGCCTGGGCGTCACCTCGCTGGAAGAAGTCATCACCGTCACCAACGAATAA
- a CDS encoding type II secretion system F family protein, translating into MATAASAARAKSAAKEQIFEWEGKDKNGKLVRGEIRAGGEAVVNASLRRQGILVTKVKKRRTSGGRSIKQKDIAIFTRQLATMMKAGVPLLQAFDIVARGASNPRMTKLLTDIRSDVETGTSLSAAFRKHPMYFDALYCNLIEAGEAGGILEALLERLAIYQEKTMALKQKIKSALMYPVAVIVVAFIVLTVIMIFVIPAFKEVFRSFGADLPAPTLFVIALSEFFVSWWWVIFGLIFGGTYFFLQSWKRSEKMQMVMDRLLLRLPIFGTLIEKSVIARWTRTLATMFAAGVPLVEALDSVGGASGNAVYARATEQIQKDVSTGSALTTSMTATSVFPTMVLQMSAIGEESGSLDHMLGKAAEFYEEEVDDMVKGLSSLMEPFIIVILGVLIGGIVVSMYLPIFKLGAVV; encoded by the coding sequence ATGGCCACAGCAGCATCCGCCGCGCGCGCCAAGAGCGCCGCCAAGGAACAGATCTTCGAGTGGGAGGGCAAGGACAAGAACGGCAAGCTCGTGCGCGGCGAGATCCGCGCCGGGGGCGAGGCCGTCGTCAACGCCAGCCTGCGCCGCCAGGGCATCCTGGTCACCAAGGTCAAGAAGCGCCGCACCAGCGGCGGCCGCTCGATCAAGCAGAAGGACATCGCGATCTTCACGCGCCAGCTGGCGACGATGATGAAGGCCGGCGTGCCGCTGCTGCAGGCCTTCGACATCGTCGCGCGCGGGGCGTCCAACCCGCGCATGACCAAGCTGCTGACGGACATCCGCTCGGACGTCGAGACCGGCACCAGCCTGTCGGCCGCGTTCCGCAAGCACCCGATGTACTTCGACGCGCTGTACTGCAACCTGATCGAAGCCGGCGAGGCCGGCGGCATCCTGGAAGCGCTGCTCGAGCGCCTGGCGATCTACCAGGAGAAGACGATGGCGCTGAAGCAGAAGATCAAGTCGGCGCTGATGTACCCGGTGGCGGTCATCGTCGTCGCCTTCATCGTGCTGACGGTCATCATGATCTTCGTGATTCCGGCGTTCAAGGAGGTCTTCCGCTCCTTCGGCGCCGACCTGCCGGCGCCGACGCTGTTCGTGATCGCGCTGTCCGAGTTCTTCGTCAGCTGGTGGTGGGTGATCTTCGGCCTGATCTTCGGCGGCACCTACTTCTTCCTGCAGTCCTGGAAGCGCTCGGAGAAGATGCAGATGGTCATGGACCGGCTGCTGCTGCGCCTGCCGATCTTCGGCACGCTGATCGAGAAGTCGGTGATCGCGCGCTGGACGCGCACGCTGGCGACGATGTTCGCCGCCGGCGTGCCGCTGGTCGAGGCGCTCGACTCGGTCGGCGGCGCCTCGGGCAACGCCGTCTACGCCCGGGCCACCGAGCAGATCCAGAAGGACGTCTCCACCGGCTCGGCGCTGACCACCTCGATGACCGCGACCTCGGTCTTCCCGACGATGGTGCTGCAGATGTCGGCCATCGGCGAGGAATCCGGCTCTCTGGACCACATGCTGGGCAAGGCCGCCGAGTTCTACGAGGAAGAGGTCGACGACATGGTCAAGGGCCTGTCGAGCCTGATGGAGCCCTTCATCATCGTCATCCTGGGCGTGCTGATCGGCGGCATCGTGGTCTCGATGTACCTGCCGATCTTCAAGCTGGGCGCCGTCGTTTGA
- a CDS encoding prepilin peptidase, producing MIPADWSAALPLDLLLSPWLLALFGLAVGSFLNVVIHRVPLMLERQWWADVAGQLTDRDSFRRVFGGDAPAGLAQAGLGLEKKLDGLAPLTIARPRSRCPSCGHAIRWYENVPLVSWLALRGRCSACQARISARYPLVELATAALFGIVAWRLGAQPAVLLWCGAVAVLLALALIDWDTTVLPDGLTLPLLWAGLAATALGWLPGQTLGEAIAGAAVGYLSLWSVYWLFKLATGKEGMGYGDFKLLAALGAWLGWQAIVPIVLMASVIGAVVGLGMKATGSLREGRFVPFGPFLAGGGLVVLLAGRETVLSWIGWA from the coding sequence TTGATCCCCGCCGACTGGAGCGCGGCGCTGCCGCTGGACCTGCTGCTGAGCCCCTGGCTGCTGGCCCTGTTCGGGCTGGCGGTGGGCAGCTTCCTCAACGTCGTCATCCACCGCGTGCCGCTGATGCTGGAACGCCAGTGGTGGGCCGACGTCGCCGGCCAGCTGACCGACCGCGACTCGTTCCGCCGCGTCTTCGGCGGCGACGCGCCGGCCGGGCTGGCCCAGGCCGGGCTCGGCCTGGAGAAGAAGCTCGACGGCCTGGCGCCGCTGACGATCGCGCGCCCGCGCTCGCGCTGCCCGTCCTGCGGCCACGCCATCCGCTGGTACGAGAACGTTCCGCTGGTGAGCTGGCTGGCGCTGCGCGGCCGCTGCTCGGCCTGCCAGGCGCGCATCTCGGCCCGTTACCCGCTGGTCGAGCTGGCGACCGCGGCGCTGTTCGGCATCGTCGCCTGGCGCCTGGGCGCGCAGCCGGCGGTGCTGCTGTGGTGCGGCGCCGTCGCCGTGCTGCTGGCGCTGGCGCTGATCGACTGGGACACGACGGTGCTGCCCGACGGCCTGACGCTGCCGCTGCTGTGGGCCGGGCTGGCCGCCACCGCGCTCGGCTGGCTGCCGGGGCAGACGCTGGGCGAGGCGATCGCCGGCGCCGCCGTCGGCTACCTCTCGCTGTGGTCGGTCTATTGGCTGTTCAAGCTCGCCACCGGCAAGGAAGGCATGGGCTACGGCGACTTCAAGCTGCTGGCCGCGCTCGGCGCCTGGCTGGGCTGGCAGGCCATCGTGCCGATCGTGCTGATGGCCTCGGTCATCGGCGCCGTCGTCGGCCTGGGCATGAAGGCCACCGGCTCGCTGCGCGAAGGCCGCTTCGTGCCTTTCGGGCCCTTCCTGGCCGGCGGCGGCCTCGTCGTGCTGCTGGCCGGCCGCGAGACCGTGCTCTCGTGGATCGGCTGGGCCTGA